From the genome of Arthrobacter sp. SLBN-122:
GATTCACTGAAGGCCTCTAAGATTATGGCGGACCGTGCACTCGCCCACGAGAAGATCAAGTTCGTATGGAACAGCACCGTGGATGACGTGCTGGGAACCGCCAAAGTGAGCGGTCTTCGGTTGAAGAACCTGTCGGACGGTTCTGTGTCCGATCTTGCCGTCACCGGTGTCTTCGTCGCTATCGGCAACGATCCCCGCACGGACCTCGTCAAAGATGTCCTCGAGTTGACCCCGGACGGAACCATAGCCGTGGAGGGTCGCAGCTCCAGGACGAGTGTCCCCGGCGTATTCGCTGCCGGCGATGTTGTGGACCCCACGTACCGCCAAGCCATCACCGCTTCCGGTTCGGGCTGCGTGGCGGCAATTGACGTCGAACACTACCTGGCAGACCTGCCGGCATAATCTGCGCCCATTGATATCCGAAGAGAAAGATAAGGTTATGAGCAACGCTAAAGATGTAACTGACGCAAGTTTCGGCGCCGACGTACTGTCCGCCGAGAAGCCGGTAATCGTAGATTTTTGGGCCGAATGGTGCGGCCCTTGCCGCAAGCTCGGTCCCATCCTGGACGAAATCTCTGTCGAGTACAGTGAAAAAGTTAACGTCGTCAAGGTCAATGTTGATGACAACCCTGCCATTGCCGCTGAATATGGAATCACGTCCATCCCTGCCGTGTACCTGTTCCAGGGCGGCGAAGTGAAGAGCACTGTCATCGGAGCCAAGCCCAAGCAGTTCTTTGAGAAAGAATTCTCTGACGTTCTTTCATAATTGCCTGCCCCAGTCACAAGCAGGGGAGTTACCCACACGAGAATGGCCACCTCCTTTCAGCGGTGGCCATTCTTGTTTAAGCCGAACAGCGTGCGCTGGTATCATCCTGATGTTTCACGTGAAACTCCTGCGGTACCTGTCCCTTTCTATGGTTTCAACCGCCAGCAAAAAACCGCCTCGATTGAGGGCCTCGCGCCGGCCATAAAAGCAATGGGTGGGTACGCTGCGGTAGCAGCCGCTGTACAGTCGAAAGATGCGGCGAAGGGCACTAATGACTCGGATTTTGGACTGGAACTTGATACAGCCAGCCCTTGCAGCGCTACCCGTTGCCTTTCCCCCGGAGCACCCAGCTCAGGTGGTAGTGAAGGGGAGGAGCACAGGTCCGCCCTGGTTTCACGTGAAACAGAAACGCGCTGAATCAGACCTGCATGCCTAACCCCCAGGCCAGCAGCGTCGGCGCGCACTGAAAGGCTCGGCGAATGCATAGGAAGACAACATGTGGGAACGGCGAGAGCGAGAGATCAACGCTACGCATCCTGCCTTCGACAGAATAGTCACAGGTTTCCGTGCGCTTGAGGCCATGGATCGAGGGTTCATAAGCGAAACCACACCAGAAAGTAGGAGGTTGCCCTCACCGGCAGGCCCACTGTGCGAGGCATCGGACGCGTGGCGTGGAGCATTTCGGCCGAGGCCCCGCAGGACGCCTGTACAGCTTCTATCCGCCTTGCAAGGATGCCTCGGATGTCCAAGGCCCGCACCGGCGCCGTATCTCGTCAAGAGAAGTGGGGGAATGAAGACAAGACCTGTGGCCCTGCCATTCTCCCTAGGGAACCTCTTGTGCTACTGCGCCGTGGCCTACCTCTTGAGCGCATTTCTGCTAATACGCGACTGGCTGCGGCCAGTACTTTGTCTGGGACCGAGGCCACGCAGCACGTCGGTTCTCCTAACGGATTCGAAGGTTGTACTATGAGCTCCTGCGTGGCTGGAAGCCAAATCCTGGTGGGCAGTGGACACGAACAATCCCTCGCGACAGAACCGGCGAAGGCCCTTGATGTCCCCGCACTACGGATCGCACGGTTGCAGATGTGCCTAGCGTCTTTCTTCATCCTATCGTGGAAGGCGTGGACTTAGCGGCTTGCCGACCACGGCTGCATCAACGGGAACGGGAACTGTTTCACGTGAAACACGCGGCGATGTTTCACGTGAAACGGAGGTCAATGAACCGCACACGGAGCTGGAGCCGCTCAGCGGCCTCTCCTCAGCATTTCCGTCGCAAAACCTCTATGCCAACAGGCCTTCGGCCACGTGGAAGCATCATCCGCAGACTGGGCGACTACGGATCCGACGACCAAGGGTAGCGTCCTCAGCATCCGCTGGATAAGCAAGAAGTAGCATTCATTTTCTGCTTCCGTAGGAGGCGCGCACCTGGCACCGTAGGAGCTCCTTGACTGCCACGATGTCCTGTCTGGGCTCAGACTCGATCAAACCACTCCACAGCACTAGGCCTTCACAGCACTAGGTCTTCGGGAGGTGCAAGCCGTCCCGGACGCCGCTTGCCCGGAAGGACTTTGAAGTCCGGTATGAGGTCGCACTCTCGGTTCATGGCGATGGTCAGGCATTCCCCCGATGGATTGTAGCTTCGTCCTTGTCATGTCGAGGGGGCAGGTGGGCCTCTTCGCGGTCAAGAGCGCGCCAACAAGTATCCTGAAGCTGGCCGCCGACCAGTTCCTGTGGCCCCGCTTGGGGAGGAGATCATGGCTTTGTCCACAGTCTTATCCACAAGCCGCCCGACAGCTTATCCACACACTTATCCACACCTCTCCTGCTCTGTCAGGTTTGATGTTGGCGTCCGGGCTCCAGACTAAAACGCCGCAGCAGGTATCGTTACGTCGCATGTGGCAAGCTGCGCGCGACAGTTAGGACCGGGGTGCGCTGATACCTCGCAGGGGAGTAGCCGATTATCACGCTTTTCCAGTTGCTTTTCGGCGCCTAACCTGCATCCGCGGAGGTCGGCCGGTGTTTCACGTGAAACAAGACGGGGAAACGAGTAGCGCGAACACTTCGGGAGCAGAAGTGCAAGGGCAGCGGCTGGGATCGAAGCATTGTCCCTCGACTCACACATCGCTGGTTATACCCAAACTTCTCCACATTGTTATCCACAGGGATATCCACCGGTGAGATCGCCCACGTGCGGAGCGCCTGTTCGTTGATCCGGTAACTCAGAAGCGCGGTCCGCCAGCCGCCTCCGTCCTACGATGACATTCCTTAGCCCACATCAGGGCCCCCGGCTAGCTCGTCGCGTTCTAGTCGCTGCCTCATGAAGCCCCTGCTGGACTTGGGTCAGGAATGAGAAGCGTACTAACTCCGCGGACGCCGCCGCCACTCACCGTACAACGTTCTTACCTCACTTCTCCATGCGCTGTCAGGCTCGCAGCTGGCTACGGCGGTAAATAGGTCACGATGGAGCGGAGAACACAATGCCTACGGCCTCGCCAATCATGTGCGCGCGTGAGCGCACGTCCTTCGGAGAAGTAGGGCGAGATGCAGGGTTAGCGTCGTCTCCGCCGTTGAGCGATTGTCGCCCCCACAGTGATCAGCCCGGCAGCCGGCCTTAACTCTCTGGGTGTTTAGGGGACAAATAGATCTTGGGGGAGACGAGGGGCCAGCCAGGGGATGATCAAGCATTGCGATGGAAAAGAGCACTACAATCGCAGATAGCCGACAGACAAAACCCGTGTTGGAGCCGACAGTGCCGATATTGCTGAACGGACCCTGGCTGGTAAGCAACCGCACGGTTATGGGAAGGAGCATGCTCAGCAGGAGCTGTTTCACGTGAAACACTGCGCTCGACCAACGAAACAGAAATCGCAAGGCACCTTGTTTCACGTGAAACATAAGGCCGCCTTCCCGATGGTTCTGCAGACTCGTGACCCAGCGTTCGACAGGAGTCACAACCTGAGCGTCGATACTGCGACGGTGTTGAAGGCACCAGAAGTGTGATCGAGTCCGACAGAACGGCCCAGCAGTGGCGCTGCGCATTTCGGATACGGAAGACAACGGACTGGCCGACTACTTGCATCCACGAGACGCGAAACTGCCGGTGATAATGGGTCAACCAATGACTTGGGAGGCTACCCATGGGACTGCCAAAAGCCACGCCCTAAGTGCGAAGCCCATACAAGACCCCTTCCTGCTTCATGCCCTCCTCGTAAGGGTTGCGGCCCCATAGCTACCCTATAGAGCCCTCCCATACGGCCGTAACCAGCGAAGTGCGCAGGAGTCAGATGTTGCCTCCCCGCGAGCGAATAGACCGTAGGAGCGCCCGGTGCACCAGGGCGCGCTGCCGTGCGTGAGGGCGGAGTCCGCGGCAGGCAGCACCTACTGTGACCAAATCGGGGAATGCTCCCACCTCACCCAAACACGCGCTATCCCAGGAAGCGGATCCACTTCCCTCTATTCGCGCCTGCGCATTCTTGATAACCGAAAGCGACGGTGGGGCATTCAACGGGGGGGATTCAGTCGGCAAATTCCTTTTCGATTTCCTTCGCACGACGACTACCCGCACTGGTTTCACGTGAAACCATGGCAGCTGGACGTTTACGGGTTTCGCCAACGACAACAAAGCCGGGGGATCGGCGCAGAATGCAGCGCTGTCTGCTGCATTCTGAGAGCACTCATAACTGAATAGGGGATACGGGCGGTCGGAACAAGAAACGGGCAGGGGTGAAGTCAGTAGGGCTAGCCGCAAGGGTGGCGCCGTATGCAGCTCCAAGGCCCTCCGCTGCAATACGACCGTTCATCCGGCCCTGGTGTCGTAGCGCCACGGAAGGCTGTAGGCCAACTTCCAACGACCCGATTCCAAATTTAGGAGGCATTCGCCCTTCCAAGACGGCCGCCGGCACCACGAGACGGGACGATCCGGATGCTACAAGCAAAAATCGGCTTCACCAGGATGGACGTAGAAGCCCACCAAGAAAAGAAAAGGCCCGATTCGCGATGAATCGGGCCTTTCGCTGCTGGATCAGTTGGTCGAACCAGGGGCAAGTACATCCATGATTCGGTTCAAATCCTCAACGCTGGCAAACTCAATGCTGACTTTGCCCTTCCTGACACCAAGGGAAATCTTGACGTTGGTATCAAGGCGGTCGGAGAGCGACGATGCGAGATAGTCCAGACGCTCATGCCGGGCACCGGGCCGCGGAATGTTGTTCTTCGCTGGCTTGGCAGGATCCTGATAAAGAGTCACTGCCTCCTCCGTGGCGCGGACAGACATTCCTTCGGCAACAATCTTCTGCGCAAGACGCTCCATGGCGGCAGCATCGGGAAGAGACAATAGAGCCCGGGCGTGGCCTGCGGAGAGCACACCGGCAGCAACACGCCGCTGCACCAGCGGGGGGAGCTTCAACAGTCGAAGCGTGTTGGACACCTGGGGACGGGAACGCCCGATGCGGTCCGCCAACTGCTCGTGGGTGGTACCGAAGTCCTCCAGGAGCTGCTGGTAAGCAGCAGCCTCTTCGAGAGGATTCAGCTGGCTGCGGTGTAGGTTCTCGAGCAGTGCATCCCGGAGGAGATCGTCATCCGTCGTGTCGCGGATAATGGCAGGGATGGTGTCCAACCCCGCTGCCTGCACGGCGCGCCACCGGCGCTCACCCATGACGAGCTCGTACGGCTCATTATCGTTTTCGGTTGATGTCCGAACAACAATTGGCTGGAGGACACCGATCTCACGCACGGAGTGCACCAGCTCAGCCATGTCGTCTTCATCAAAGACATTCCGGGGCTGTTTGCGGTTCGGATGGATGTCGGACACCGGGATCTCCGCGAACCGCGCACCGGGAACTTCCACCAACTCAACACCGGAGTCCGCCCGTGTGTCCGCAGTGCCGGTCCTGGCCGGCTCTATGCTGTCCACGGCCGTATCCTCCGTCACCTCGGGGGCAGCCGCTGCTTCCACGACAGGGGAGGGTTCAGGCTTCTCATTCGAGCCCGCAGAAGCCTTCCTGGCAGGAGTCTTCTTCGTCGGCGTCTCATCAGCTGCAGGAGCGGACTTCTTAGCGTTACTACTCTTGTCCGAATCCGTCTTGGCAGAAGCTGCCTTGGCTGCAGACGGCCGCGCCCCAAGGGTAGCGGCGTCCTTGTCGCCTACCGTGACGTCGTCAGCTGCAGGTTGTTCCAAAGGCTCGGTCTTCTTCCGGCCCTCCGGAAAGAACAGGTCCACAGGTCGGGAAACCGCGCCACCGTTGCCGGCCCCATTGGTTGCAGCGGAACTCGGAATCAGCGCGCCAAGACCGCGGCCTAGGCCCCGTCGCTTCTCGCTCATGGGTAAATCCCTCCAGTGGTAGAGCCCCGGACCAGCCAGGCTCCGTGCGTTGCGGTATTGAAGATTTTAGCGTTCGGCTATTTCGGCAGCGGCTTCCAGGTAGGACAGTGCACCACTCGAGGACGGATCGTAGGTCATGACCGTCTGCTGGTAGCTGGGGGCCTCTGAAATGCGCACCGACCGCGGCACCACGGCCGAGAGAACCTGATCGGGGAAGTGCTGCCGTACCTCCGCTGCGACTTGTGCCGCAAGATTGGTGCGGCCGTCATACATCGTCAGAAGGATGGTGGAAACAACGAGGTCCGCATTGAGGTGCTTCTGGATCATCTCGATGTTCTTGAGGAGCTGGCTCAGGCCTTCCAAGGCGTAGTACTCGCACTGGATGGGGATCAGTACTTCACTGGCTGCGCAGAAAGCATTGACTGTCAGCAGACCCAGGCTGGGAGGGCAGTCAATGAACACGTAATCCAGTCGCTCTTCACCGTTCTTCTCGCGGGTCTTCGCGTAGACATCAATGGCGCGGCGCAACCGCTGTTCCCGGGCCACGAGCGACACCAGTTCGATCTCGGCACCTGCAAGGTGGATGGTGGCCGGGGCGCAGATGAGTTTGCCTATGTCCGGGCAGGGGGCAACAACATCGGCCAGCGGTACGTCATTGATCAAAACATCGTAGATGCTGTCCACATCGGCATGGTGTTCGATGCCCAACGCGGTGGAAGCGTTGCCCTGCGGGTCGATATCGATAACCAGGACGTTCAGTCCAGCCGCCGCCAAAGCCGCGGCAATGTTCACGGTAGTGGTGGTCTTGCCGACGCCACCCTTTTGATTTGAAACAGTGAAGATCCGGGTCTTTTCGGGCCGGGGCAGCTGGCGGCCCATCAGTCGTTCACGGCGTTTCGTTTCGTGGGCAAGCTCGCGCGCGATGGGACTTGAGTCATCAATGGCATCAATAACGTTCGAACGACCACCCGCGGTTGTTTCACGTGAAACTGCACCGGTGGAAGGCGCTGAACCAACCGCTTTAGGGTGATTTCCACCCCGACCGGGAGCCATAGCGGTGCCCGCCAACCCCGACCCAGCGACAGAACGTGCCGACCCCAAAGACACAAACGGTGGGATCCGTTGTGCGGAGGCTTCACTACTGGTCACTGGGGCACGCTCACTCTCGTTCAGCCAATTTTGCTGCCGTTGTCTAGCCTAACCGCTCCGGCCTGCTGACAGCCGTCAGCAGGCCCGCATTAGGACTTCTTTTGGGACTTGTTCACCACGATGCGGACCACCGTGGTGGGCTCCTCCAGGAGATGGTCGCCGACGGTCAGCACGGAGGTCTCGACACCACCCAGTTTGCGGATGGTCTTGGCCGCCTTTTCGATCTCCTCGCCCGCACTCCGGCCCTTGATGGCCACCACTTCACCGTGGCCCCCAAGAAGCGGGATGGTCAGGCCGGCAAGGTTGGTCAACGCGGATACGGCCCGGGCCGTCACCACGTCGGCCTCCACCTGTCCTACCGCCAGCTCAGCCCGCGTGCGCATCACCGTGACATTGTCCAGGCCGAGGTCATCGACCACTTCCTGGAGCCAGATCACGCGGCGCTCCAACGGTTCAATGAGCGTCAGCTCAAGGTCGGGACGGGCGATGGCAAGGCAAAGCCCCGGCAGTCCGGCGCCGCTTCCGACGTCGGCAACGTGGCTTCCCTGGGCAATCTCACTTTCGATGACAGCACAATTGAGCACGTGGCGACTCCACAGGCGTGGAACCTCACGCGGCCCAATCAGGCCGCGCTCCGTCCCGGACGTGGCCAGGTGCTCCACGTAGCGCTTGGCCAGTTCCAGGCGGTCGCCGAAGATCTTCTCAGCAGCGCGAAGCTCTGCTGCCGTGATGTCAACCATGGTTATCGGGTCAGCATTCTCTAGTCTGCGGAAACAACAATGTGGCGTCCGGCGCCTTCGCCCTCGGACTCACTCACGAGGCCGAGGTCGGCCACGGCGTCGTGCACGATCTTGCGTTCGTAAGCGCTCATCGGTTCCAGCGCCACAGACTTGCCGGTTTCCTTGACAGACGCTGCCGCATCTTCGGCGATCTTCTGCAAATGGCCGGTGCGTTCCTGCCGATAGCCATTAATGTCCAGGACAAGCCGGGAACGGTTCTCTGTGGCGGACAGGACAGCCAGCCGGGTGAGCTCCTGGAGGGCCTCGAGGACCTCACCGTCTTCGCCAACCAGGCCTTCAAGCCCTTCGGATTCCTCTTCGGCAACAATGGAGATATACGTCCGGCCGTTGCGAACCTCAATGTCGATGTCGCCATCGATGTCGGCGATGTCCAGCAGTTCCTCCAGGTAGTCTGCGGCCACCTCCCCCTCTTCCTCGAGGCGGCTGGCGGCAGAGCCCTTGGGGGACGAAGCATCCTGGTTCACGGACTCGTCCTGATCTTCGATCTCTTCAGAGAAGGCGTGCTCAGTGCTCTCGGCTGACATTACTTCTTCTTCCTGTTCTTGCGCTGGGGCTGGACGCGCTGTCCCTTGATCTCAACTGCGGAGGAGCCGGCGGCGTCGACTGCGTCATCCCGCTTGCCGGTGAGGACGGACAAGGCCGGCAGGCCCTTTGCGGCACGGCGCTCGGCGAGGGCCTTGGCTGCGGGGGATCCCGGCGTCGGCATGCGGCGGATCACGAAGAACTGCTGGCCCATGGTCCAGAGGTTGGTGGTGGTCCAGTAGATGAGGACACCGATGGGGAAGTTGATGCCGCCCACGCCAAAGACAAGCGGCAGGATGTACAGCATCATTTTCTGCTGGCGCATGAACGGGCTGGCCATGGCCTCTTCAGACATGTTCTTGGCCATGATCTGCTTCTGCGTGATGAACTGCGAGGCGGTCATAGCCAGGATCATCACGATCGAAAGGATCCACACAGCAACCTGGTTGCCGCCGCCGCCATGCAACAGGGATGCTGAGAGTGGGGCGCCGAAAATGCTGGACTCATCGAACTGCACCACCTGCTCGTGGCTCATGGCACCGATGCCTGCACCAGTCTGGCGCGCTGCAGTGATGCCTGACAACACCTGGAACAGGGCGAAGAAGAACGGCATCTGGATCAGCATGGGAAGGCAGGCCGAGAACGGGTTGGTCCCGTGCTTCTTGTACATGGCCATCTGTTCCTGGGCCATGGCCTGTCGGGACAGCTGGTCGGTCTTGCCCTTGTACTTGTCCTGGAGCTTCTTCAGGTCGGGCTGCAGGAGCTGCATGCCGCGCTGCGCCTTGATCTGCTTCACGAATACCGGAATCAGGGCTGCACGGATCACCAGCACCAGTCCGATGATGGACAAGGTCCAGGTCCAGCCGTTCGCAGCAGGCATCCCGATGGCGCTCAGGCCATCGTGGAATCCGATCATGATGATGGAAACCAGCCACTTGAACGGGGCCATGATTGTTCCAAAGAAGTCCATACTTATCCCTATTCGTCAGGCCGCACTGCGGCCTTCTTCATCAGTCCGAGCAACCAGGTACCGGTCCGGATTGTTCAGCACAACAATTGTGGGGGTCTGGCCTGCTGGCCATTCCCTGCGGCCGGCGGGGACGTGGTCCACTCCGCCGGCGTTCCATGGATGGCAGTGGCCAAGGCGCCGGGCCGCGAGCCAGCTCCCCTTGACGGCACCATGGACGGTGACCGCTTCAAGGGCATAGGCCGAGCATGAAGGGAAGAATCGGCAGACCTGCCCGTACAAGGGAGAAACCACCTTGCGGTAGGCCATCAGTAGAAGGATGAGGATGGTCCGGGGCAGGTTCCAGAGGAAGCTGCCGACGGCGGCGGCCAGGCTGCGGAAAAGGGCGACGACGGCGGTGGCGTTAGGCACGCGTTGTCCCCTCCTGTTTTGTACCGGCCGAACCTGTCGCGGCAGCCCGTGGAGGGCGGCCTGCCAGCCGGTTCAGCGTAGATTCCAGTGCAGCGTTGTAGTCCGACAGCAGCTGATCCCAACTGGCCGACGCGGACGCCGGAAGCGCCCGAACCACGATAGCCAGTCCCGTACGGTGCTCGCGCAACGAGGCAGCAGCTGCTTCTCTCAGTCTCCTCTTAACGAGGTTCCTGACCACA
Proteins encoded in this window:
- the trxA gene encoding thioredoxin, encoding MSNAKDVTDASFGADVLSAEKPVIVDFWAEWCGPCRKLGPILDEISVEYSEKVNVVKVNVDDNPAIAAEYGITSIPAVYLFQGGEVKSTVIGAKPKQFFEKEFSDVLS
- a CDS encoding ParB/RepB/Spo0J family partition protein, producing MSEKRRGLGRGLGALIPSSAATNGAGNGGAVSRPVDLFFPEGRKKTEPLEQPAADDVTVGDKDAATLGARPSAAKAASAKTDSDKSSNAKKSAPAADETPTKKTPARKASAGSNEKPEPSPVVEAAAAPEVTEDTAVDSIEPARTGTADTRADSGVELVEVPGARFAEIPVSDIHPNRKQPRNVFDEDDMAELVHSVREIGVLQPIVVRTSTENDNEPYELVMGERRWRAVQAAGLDTIPAIIRDTTDDDLLRDALLENLHRSQLNPLEEAAAYQQLLEDFGTTHEQLADRIGRSRPQVSNTLRLLKLPPLVQRRVAAGVLSAGHARALLSLPDAAAMERLAQKIVAEGMSVRATEEAVTLYQDPAKPAKNNIPRPGARHERLDYLASSLSDRLDTNVKISLGVRKGKVSIEFASVEDLNRIMDVLAPGSTN
- a CDS encoding ParA family protein gives rise to the protein MTSSEASAQRIPPFVSLGSARSVAGSGLAGTAMAPGRGGNHPKAVGSAPSTGAVSRETTAGGRSNVIDAIDDSSPIARELAHETKRRERLMGRQLPRPEKTRIFTVSNQKGGVGKTTTTVNIAAALAAAGLNVLVIDIDPQGNASTALGIEHHADVDSIYDVLINDVPLADVVAPCPDIGKLICAPATIHLAGAEIELVSLVAREQRLRRAIDVYAKTREKNGEERLDYVFIDCPPSLGLLTVNAFCAASEVLIPIQCEYYALEGLSQLLKNIEMIQKHLNADLVVSTILLTMYDGRTNLAAQVAAEVRQHFPDQVLSAVVPRSVRISEAPSYQQTVMTYDPSSSGALSYLEAAAEIAER
- the rsmG gene encoding 16S rRNA (guanine(527)-N(7))-methyltransferase RsmG; amino-acid sequence: MVDITAAELRAAEKIFGDRLELAKRYVEHLATSGTERGLIGPREVPRLWSRHVLNCAVIESEIAQGSHVADVGSGAGLPGLCLAIARPDLELTLIEPLERRVIWLQEVVDDLGLDNVTVMRTRAELAVGQVEADVVTARAVSALTNLAGLTIPLLGGHGEVVAIKGRSAGEEIEKAAKTIRKLGGVETSVLTVGDHLLEEPTTVVRIVVNKSQKKS
- a CDS encoding Jag family protein — protein: MSAESTEHAFSEEIEDQDESVNQDASSPKGSAASRLEEEGEVAADYLEELLDIADIDGDIDIEVRNGRTYISIVAEEESEGLEGLVGEDGEVLEALQELTRLAVLSATENRSRLVLDINGYRQERTGHLQKIAEDAAASVKETGKSVALEPMSAYERKIVHDAVADLGLVSESEGEGAGRHIVVSAD
- the yidC gene encoding membrane protein insertase YidC, with amino-acid sequence MDFFGTIMAPFKWLVSIIMIGFHDGLSAIGMPAANGWTWTLSIIGLVLVIRAALIPVFVKQIKAQRGMQLLQPDLKKLQDKYKGKTDQLSRQAMAQEQMAMYKKHGTNPFSACLPMLIQMPFFFALFQVLSGITAARQTGAGIGAMSHEQVVQFDESSIFGAPLSASLLHGGGGNQVAVWILSIVMILAMTASQFITQKQIMAKNMSEEAMASPFMRQQKMMLYILPLVFGVGGINFPIGVLIYWTTTNLWTMGQQFFVIRRMPTPGSPAAKALAERRAAKGLPALSVLTGKRDDAVDAAGSSAVEIKGQRVQPQRKNRKKK
- the yidD gene encoding membrane protein insertion efficiency factor YidD encodes the protein MPNATAVVALFRSLAAAVGSFLWNLPRTILILLLMAYRKVVSPLYGQVCRFFPSCSAYALEAVTVHGAVKGSWLAARRLGHCHPWNAGGVDHVPAGRREWPAGQTPTIVVLNNPDRYLVARTDEEGRSAA
- the rnpA gene encoding ribonuclease P protein component — translated: MLAARNRLRTSTDFSTTVRSGVRNGRRNVVLYAAAIAADEPSRIGFIVSKSVGNAVVRNLVKRRLREAAAASLREHRTGLAIVVRALPASASASWDQLLSDYNAALESTLNRLAGRPPRAAATGSAGTKQEGTTRA